A portion of the Bacillus sp. es.034 genome contains these proteins:
- a CDS encoding methionine ABC transporter permease has product MIENVFPNVDWEKMWEATVETLYMTGMSVLITFVVGLILGILLFLTSKENLWENKLTYTVTSAVVNVFRSIPFIILIVLLIPFTKFLLDTIRGANAALPALIIGAAPFYARMVEIALREVNKGVIEAAKAMGAKTSTIIWKVLIPESLPALVSGITVTAIALVGYTAMAGVIGAGGLGNLAYLDGFQRSREDVTLAATIMILLVVFAIQIIGDYFTNKLDKR; this is encoded by the coding sequence ATGATAGAAAATGTATTTCCGAATGTGGACTGGGAGAAGATGTGGGAAGCGACTGTTGAAACCCTTTATATGACGGGGATGTCGGTCCTGATTACCTTCGTAGTAGGACTGATCCTTGGAATCCTGTTATTTCTTACATCCAAGGAGAATTTATGGGAAAACAAGCTTACTTATACGGTGACCAGTGCAGTGGTCAATGTATTCCGTTCGATTCCGTTCATTATCCTGATTGTATTACTGATTCCATTTACCAAATTCTTATTGGATACCATACGTGGGGCGAACGCGGCCCTTCCCGCCCTGATCATCGGAGCAGCACCGTTTTACGCACGCATGGTTGAAATTGCATTAAGAGAAGTGAACAAAGGCGTCATCGAAGCAGCGAAAGCGATGGGGGCGAAGACAAGCACAATCATATGGAAAGTGCTTATTCCCGAATCTCTTCCGGCTTTGGTTTCAGGTATCACGGTAACAGCCATCGCCCTGGTGGGGTACACGGCAATGGCGGGTGTCATCGGTGCCGGGGGATTGGGAAACCTCGCTTACCTGGATGGTTTTCAACGGAGCAGGGAGGATGTAACCCTTGCCGCGACCATCATGATTTTACTCGTAGTATTTGCCATTCAAATCATTGGTGACTACTTCACAAATAAATTAGACAAACGATAA
- the sufB gene encoding Fe-S cluster assembly protein SufB, protein MAKKMPEIGDYKYGFSDKDVSIFRSKRGLTREIVEEISRMKDEPKWMLDFRLKSLEHFYNMSMPQWGGDMQELNFDEITYYVKPSEKSERSWDEVPEEIKQTFDKLGIPEAEQKYLAGVSAQYESEVVYHNMQSDLEDMGIVFKDTDSALKENEELFREHWAKVIPPTDNKFAALNSAVWSGGSFIYVPKGVKVDTPLQAYFRINSENMGQFERTLIIVDEGASVHYVEGCTAPVYTTNSLHSAVVEIIIKKDAYCRYTTIQNWANNVFNLVTKRAVCEANATMEWVDGNIGSKLTMKYPAVILKGEGARGMTLSIALAGKGQHQDAGAKMIHLAPNTSSTIVSKSISKHGGKVTYRGIVHFGRKAEGARSNIECDTLIMDNQSTSDTIPYNEILNDNISLEHEAKVSKVSEEQLFYLMSRGISEEEATEMIVMGFIEPFTKELPMEYAVEMNRLIKFEMEGSIG, encoded by the coding sequence ATGGCAAAGAAGATGCCTGAGATCGGAGACTATAAATATGGCTTTAGCGATAAAGACGTATCAATTTTCCGTTCTAAACGTGGTTTGACGCGGGAAATCGTTGAAGAAATCTCCCGTATGAAAGATGAGCCTAAGTGGATGCTTGATTTCCGTTTGAAGTCACTTGAGCATTTTTATAATATGTCTATGCCTCAGTGGGGTGGAGACATGCAGGAACTGAACTTCGATGAGATCACTTACTATGTGAAGCCTTCTGAAAAGTCAGAGCGCAGCTGGGATGAAGTACCTGAAGAAATCAAGCAGACGTTTGATAAATTAGGGATTCCAGAAGCAGAGCAAAAATATCTTGCAGGGGTTTCTGCTCAGTATGAGTCAGAAGTTGTTTATCACAACATGCAATCGGATCTTGAAGATATGGGAATCGTATTCAAAGATACAGACTCCGCCCTTAAAGAAAATGAAGAACTTTTCCGTGAGCACTGGGCAAAGGTAATCCCTCCGACGGATAACAAGTTTGCTGCCCTGAACTCAGCGGTATGGTCCGGTGGATCATTCATCTATGTTCCTAAAGGCGTAAAGGTGGATACTCCACTTCAAGCATACTTCCGTATCAACTCTGAAAACATGGGTCAATTCGAGCGTACGCTGATCATCGTCGATGAAGGCGCAAGCGTTCACTATGTAGAAGGTTGTACAGCACCGGTTTACACAACGAATTCACTTCACTCGGCGGTCGTTGAAATCATCATCAAGAAAGATGCGTACTGCCGTTATACGACGATTCAAAACTGGGCGAACAACGTGTTCAACCTGGTAACGAAGCGTGCCGTATGTGAAGCGAACGCAACGATGGAATGGGTGGATGGAAACATCGGTTCGAAACTGACGATGAAATATCCCGCGGTCATCCTTAAGGGTGAAGGCGCACGTGGTATGACACTATCCATTGCACTTGCAGGTAAAGGCCAGCACCAGGATGCAGGAGCGAAAATGATTCACCTTGCACCTAATACATCTTCTACAATCGTTTCTAAATCCATCTCCAAGCATGGTGGTAAAGTGACGTACCGTGGAATTGTACACTTTGGCCGTAAAGCGGAAGGCGCACGCTCAAACATTGAGTGTGACACGCTGATCATGGATAACCAATCGACTTCCGATACGATCCCTTACAACGAAATTCTGAACGATAACATCTCGTTAGAACACGAAGCGAAGGTTTCAAAAGTATCAGAAGAACAATTATTCTATCTTATGAGCCGTGGTATTTCAGAGGAAGAAGCAACAGAAATGATCGTAATGGGCTTCATCGAGCCATTCACGAAAGAACTTCCAATGGAATACGCAGTCGAAATGAACCGCCTGATCAAGTTCGAAATGGAAGGTTCTATCGGATAA
- a CDS encoding carboxymuconolactone decarboxylase family protein — protein MQMEPRNTTEAALHDYKMGLGIFTEKMPELAEQYNTFTEHCFREGVLSKKEKQLIALGISLYSQDEYCIIYHTKGCLDQGCSEEEILEAIGVTAAFGGGAVMSQAVTLVQQSIQDLNQLKQ, from the coding sequence ATGCAGATGGAACCTAGAAACACAACCGAAGCAGCCCTTCATGATTATAAAATGGGACTTGGAATCTTCACTGAGAAAATGCCTGAGCTTGCAGAGCAATACAATACGTTTACAGAGCACTGCTTCAGAGAAGGAGTCCTTTCCAAAAAGGAAAAACAGTTGATTGCACTTGGAATCAGCCTTTATTCCCAGGATGAATATTGTATCATCTATCATACAAAAGGATGCCTCGATCAAGGATGCTCTGAAGAAGAAATCCTCGAAGCCATCGGAGTGACAGCAGCATTCGGTGGAGGAGCTGTCATGAGTCAGGCTGTGACATTAGTACAGCAGTCGATTCAGGATTTGAATCAACTAAAGCAATGA
- a CDS encoding sulfite exporter TauE/SafE family protein, which produces MEWIVLLSIGLLAGAIGSLVGLGGGVIIVPALIYFGTYTSLVEGMNPQTAVGTSLVIMIFTGLSSTLAYLKHKTVDYKSGLIFFAGSGPGSILGAWVNKGLNMESFNLYFGIFMILVALILMIRNKLKPIEKFRNASFQREFTDPSGETFRYGYPPLLGVMIAFVVGFTSGLFGIGGGSLMVPAMILIFLFPPHVAVATSMFMIFLSALVSSGTHVLFGNVKWLYALALIPGAWIGAKVGAYINTKLESKVLVSVLRIILILIGIRLIYQGMTG; this is translated from the coding sequence ATGGAATGGATTGTTCTTCTATCAATCGGGCTTTTGGCAGGTGCAATAGGATCACTGGTCGGTTTAGGCGGTGGCGTCATCATTGTACCCGCCCTGATCTACTTTGGTACATATACAAGCCTGGTAGAAGGGATGAACCCGCAGACCGCTGTGGGTACCTCACTGGTCATCATGATATTCACAGGGTTATCTTCCACCCTTGCATATTTAAAGCATAAAACCGTCGATTATAAAAGCGGATTGATTTTCTTTGCGGGCAGCGGACCCGGTTCTATTCTTGGAGCCTGGGTGAACAAGGGATTGAATATGGAAAGCTTCAATCTTTATTTTGGTATCTTTATGATACTGGTGGCCCTCATTCTGATGATCAGGAATAAATTAAAGCCTATAGAAAAATTCAGGAATGCCTCTTTTCAGAGGGAATTTACCGACCCAAGTGGAGAAACCTTCCGGTATGGATACCCTCCACTACTTGGAGTGATGATCGCCTTCGTTGTTGGATTTACTTCTGGTTTGTTTGGCATTGGCGGAGGCTCTCTCATGGTCCCTGCCATGATTCTGATTTTTCTTTTCCCGCCCCATGTGGCTGTTGCAACATCCATGTTTATGATTTTTCTTTCGGCATTGGTGAGCTCGGGGACACATGTGTTGTTCGGGAATGTCAAATGGCTGTATGCACTTGCCCTCATTCCTGGAGCGTGGATCGGGGCAAAGGTCGGGGCATATATCAATACGAAGCTCGAGTCCAAAGTATTGGTGAGCGTATTGAGGATTATTTTGATTTTAATTGGTATTCGATTGATTTATCAAGGAATGACAGGATAA
- a CDS encoding bifunctional UDP-sugar hydrolase/5'-nucleotidase: protein MGETIHIYHTNDLHSHLENWPRIRDFLKQRKQRHMNDGESVYLFDIGDHVDRWHPLTEATLGKGNVDLLNEAGFDAVTIGNNEGITLDYDDLNTLYDGARFDVIVGNLLDRSSRRPGWAETHRVYRTASGVKVGVIGLTAYFKPFYEALGWNITSPLDELRKLVQEIRPSVDMIILLSHLGIRDDEMIGEQFPDIDVILGAHTHHVLPQGKEVNGTMLGAAGKYGHYVGHMTIEVNSSTKQVMEKKARLYEQGELPEVVREAEEREQWFRDGEELLKQEVTSLTKSFPVDWFYTSTLPVVLCDALMEWCGADCGFLNAGLLIDGLDEGMVTKQDLHRILPHPINPCMIRMKGAELKEIIKQTLNEDWPHLEVKGLGFRGKVMGRFVYSNIHFEDHDIFIGNNPIEPGKIYKLALPDMFTFGHFFPDLQRLEKKYFMPEFLRDVLEWKLKQ from the coding sequence ATGGGAGAAACCATTCATATTTATCATACAAACGATCTTCACAGTCACCTTGAGAACTGGCCAAGGATCAGGGACTTTTTAAAACAAAGAAAACAGAGGCATATGAATGACGGGGAGTCTGTGTATCTATTTGATATCGGTGATCATGTGGATCGCTGGCATCCGTTGACAGAAGCGACGTTAGGAAAAGGGAACGTTGATTTATTAAATGAAGCCGGGTTCGATGCTGTAACAATCGGGAACAATGAAGGAATCACATTGGATTATGATGATTTAAACACCCTGTATGACGGTGCCAGATTTGATGTGATTGTAGGAAACCTGCTGGATCGTTCTTCAAGGCGTCCAGGTTGGGCGGAGACTCACCGGGTTTATCGGACCGCCAGTGGAGTGAAAGTTGGCGTCATCGGATTGACGGCCTATTTCAAACCTTTTTACGAAGCTCTGGGCTGGAACATTACCTCGCCTTTGGATGAACTGAGGAAGCTGGTTCAGGAGATTCGCCCAAGCGTCGATATGATCATACTCCTTTCCCACTTGGGAATTAGGGATGACGAGATGATCGGGGAACAATTCCCTGACATAGACGTTATCCTGGGGGCCCATACTCATCATGTCTTACCACAGGGGAAAGAGGTGAATGGCACCATGCTTGGTGCTGCAGGGAAGTATGGGCATTATGTCGGTCACATGACGATCGAGGTGAATTCATCCACAAAGCAGGTCATGGAAAAGAAGGCCCGTTTATATGAGCAGGGGGAACTTCCGGAGGTTGTCAGGGAAGCGGAGGAAAGGGAACAATGGTTCCGGGACGGGGAGGAGCTATTAAAGCAGGAAGTGACCAGCCTGACAAAATCCTTCCCGGTTGACTGGTTTTACACGTCGACGCTTCCTGTAGTGCTTTGTGATGCACTAATGGAGTGGTGTGGAGCTGATTGCGGTTTCCTTAATGCAGGTCTTCTCATAGATGGGCTTGACGAAGGAATGGTGACAAAGCAAGATCTTCATCGCATCCTTCCCCACCCGATCAACCCCTGTATGATCCGGATGAAAGGAGCCGAGCTGAAGGAAATCATTAAGCAGACCCTTAATGAGGACTGGCCGCATCTTGAAGTGAAGGGACTTGGTTTTAGGGGGAAAGTGATGGGAAGGTTCGTGTATTCAAATATCCACTTTGAGGACCATGACATCTTCATCGGAAACAATCCGATCGAGCCCGGGAAGATATACAAGCTGGCCCTGCCGGATATGTTTACATTCGGCCACTTCTTTCCGGACCTTCAGAGGCTTGAAAAGAAGTACTTTATGCCGGAATTTTTACGGGATGTCCTCGAATGGAAATTGAAACAGTAA
- a CDS encoding cysteine desulfurase, producing the protein MDVKEIRKQFPILDQEVNGHPLVYLDSAATSQKPVSVIEAVNDYYRGYNSNVHRGVHTLGTRATDGYEGAREKVRNFINASSTQEVIFTRGTTTAINTVAASYGRANLGEGDEIVITHMEHHSNIIPWQQLAKETGATLKYVPLQENGTIAIEDVRETVTPQTKIVSIMMVSNVLGTMNPIKEITRIAHENGAVMVVDGAQAAPHMKIDVQDLDCDFFAFSGHKMVGPTGIGVLYGKKKHLNNMEPVEFGGEMIDFVGLQESTWKELPWKFEGGTPIIAGAIGLGAAIDFLEQVGLHNIEEHEHKLAAYALDKMNEVEGMTIFGPSDPGQRAGLVTFNIDDVHPHDVATVLDAEGIAVRAGHHCAQPLMKWLNVSATARASFYLYNTEEDIDKLVAGLVKTKEFFSDVF; encoded by the coding sequence ATGGATGTAAAAGAGATTCGTAAACAATTTCCGATTCTCGACCAGGAAGTAAATGGCCATCCACTCGTTTATCTTGATAGTGCCGCAACTTCTCAAAAGCCGGTTTCCGTCATAGAAGCAGTGAACGATTATTATCGTGGATATAACTCGAATGTACACCGCGGGGTCCATACCCTTGGAACGAGAGCGACAGATGGTTATGAAGGGGCCCGTGAAAAGGTCCGTAATTTCATCAACGCTTCCTCTACCCAGGAGGTCATTTTCACCCGTGGGACGACAACCGCGATCAATACCGTCGCTGCCAGCTACGGCAGGGCTAATTTAGGCGAAGGTGATGAAATTGTGATCACTCATATGGAGCATCACAGTAATATCATACCTTGGCAGCAGCTGGCGAAAGAAACAGGGGCAACGTTGAAATACGTTCCTCTGCAGGAAAATGGAACGATTGCAATTGAGGATGTAAGGGAGACCGTCACTCCTCAAACGAAGATCGTTTCCATCATGATGGTTTCAAACGTACTCGGTACGATGAATCCAATCAAGGAAATCACCAGGATCGCTCATGAAAATGGCGCCGTCATGGTGGTGGATGGAGCACAGGCTGCTCCACATATGAAGATTGATGTACAAGATTTGGACTGTGATTTCTTCGCCTTCTCCGGTCACAAGATGGTAGGTCCCACCGGGATCGGGGTATTGTACGGCAAGAAAAAGCATCTGAATAATATGGAGCCTGTGGAATTCGGTGGAGAGATGATCGACTTTGTCGGGCTACAGGAATCCACTTGGAAAGAGCTTCCGTGGAAATTTGAAGGAGGCACTCCGATCATTGCTGGAGCCATCGGCCTTGGAGCCGCCATCGATTTCCTTGAGCAAGTCGGTCTTCATAACATCGAAGAGCATGAGCATAAGCTTGCCGCTTATGCGTTGGATAAGATGAACGAAGTAGAGGGTATGACCATTTTCGGACCAAGTGATCCCGGTCAGCGTGCCGGTCTTGTGACATTCAACATAGATGATGTTCATCCCCATGATGTTGCAACCGTGCTTGATGCAGAAGGGATTGCCGTCCGCGCAGGCCATCACTGTGCACAGCCGCTTATGAAGTGGTTGAACGTATCCGCAACGGCACGTGCCAGCTTCTATCTTTACAACACAGAAGAAGATATTGATAAACTTGTTGCCGGCCTGGTGAAGACAAAGGAGTTTTTCAGCGATGTCTTTTAA
- the sufU gene encoding Fe-S cluster assembly sulfur transfer protein SufU: MSFNNLDQLYRQVIMDHYKNPRNKGSLEDGSFTIDMNNPTCGDRIHLTLKVEDGVVQDAKFDGEGCSISMASASMMTQAVKGKEIEKALKLSKIFSDMMQGNDYDDDVDLGDIEALQGVAKFPARIKCATLAWKAMEKGVQEEEQE; this comes from the coding sequence ATGTCTTTTAATAATTTAGATCAGTTATATCGACAAGTCATCATGGATCATTACAAGAATCCACGTAATAAAGGTTCTTTAGAGGATGGGAGTTTTACCATTGATATGAATAATCCTACATGTGGAGACCGCATTCACCTTACGTTAAAGGTTGAAGATGGCGTCGTTCAGGATGCGAAGTTCGACGGGGAAGGTTGTTCGATCTCCATGGCTTCTGCGTCCATGATGACACAGGCGGTCAAAGGAAAAGAGATCGAGAAGGCACTCAAGCTTTCGAAGATCTTCTCTGATATGATGCAGGGCAATGATTATGACGACGATGTGGATTTAGGAGATATAGAAGCATTACAAGGAGTCGCGAAATTTCCGGCCCGTATCAAATGTGCGACACTGGCCTGGAAAGCGATGGAAAAAGGAGTGCAGGAAGAAGAGCAGGAATAA
- the sufD gene encoding Fe-S cluster assembly protein SufD: MTVETKLPVDLDYVSSYSKQLGEPEWLTTLRTDAFDKVKDLSLPVADKTKITNWNFTQFQKHTVESDAFSSLSELPEEAKALVDLDNKDQSLYIQRNNTPAFLSLSNELKDNGVIFTDIFTAVKEHSELVQKYFMTEGVKTDEHKLTALHAALMNGGAFLYIPKNVELSQPIQAVYVHDNAEVAMFNHVLVVAEDNSSVTYVENYISTVDAEDGVYNIVTEVLANNNAKVAYGAVDNLSSGITTYVNRRGVAARDARIEWALGLMNDGDTVSENVTNLMGDGSYGDTKTVVVGRGKQKQNFTTKVVHYGKNSEGYILKHGVMKDESSSIFNGIGKIEHGASKSNAEQESRVLMLSEKARGDANPILLIDEDDVTAGHAASVGRVDPLQLYYLMSRGIPQHEAERLVIHGFLAPVVKQLPIEGVKKQLVEVIERKVN; this comes from the coding sequence ATGACTGTAGAAACGAAACTACCAGTAGATCTAGACTATGTCAGCTCCTACTCAAAACAACTTGGAGAGCCGGAATGGTTAACAACCCTTCGTACAGATGCCTTTGATAAAGTAAAGGATCTTAGCCTTCCTGTTGCAGATAAAACGAAGATCACAAACTGGAATTTCACTCAATTCCAGAAGCATACAGTGGAAAGTGACGCGTTTTCATCATTGAGCGAGCTGCCTGAAGAAGCGAAAGCATTAGTTGATTTAGATAACAAAGATCAAAGTCTTTATATTCAACGGAATAATACACCTGCTTTTCTTTCACTATCAAACGAATTAAAAGACAACGGTGTTATTTTTACGGATATTTTTACGGCTGTGAAAGAACACAGCGAGCTTGTACAGAAGTACTTCATGACTGAAGGCGTGAAAACGGATGAGCATAAGCTTACTGCCCTTCACGCAGCATTGATGAATGGAGGGGCATTCCTTTACATTCCAAAGAACGTGGAACTCTCTCAACCGATTCAAGCGGTTTACGTTCACGACAATGCAGAAGTTGCGATGTTCAACCACGTATTGGTTGTCGCTGAAGATAATAGCTCCGTCACATATGTGGAGAACTATATCTCTACTGTAGACGCAGAAGATGGGGTCTATAACATTGTCACAGAAGTATTGGCAAACAATAACGCAAAAGTGGCATACGGTGCAGTGGACAATCTTTCAAGCGGAATCACGACTTACGTGAACCGTCGTGGAGTAGCTGCAAGGGATGCACGCATCGAGTGGGCTTTAGGATTAATGAACGACGGTGACACCGTTTCTGAAAACGTGACGAACCTTATGGGCGATGGCTCATATGGTGATACGAAAACCGTAGTCGTTGGACGCGGCAAACAGAAGCAAAACTTCACGACTAAGGTTGTTCACTACGGTAAGAATTCTGAAGGATACATCCTTAAGCATGGCGTCATGAAGGATGAATCATCTTCTATCTTCAACGGTATCGGTAAGATTGAACATGGTGCATCGAAGTCAAATGCAGAGCAGGAATCACGCGTATTGATGCTTAGCGAAAAAGCACGCGGGGATGCGAATCCGATCCTTCTTATTGATGAAGATGATGTAACGGCAGGCCACGCTGCTTCAGTTGGTCGAGTGGACCCACTTCAACTTTACTATCTAATGAGCCGCGGGATTCCACAGCATGAAGCTGAACGTCTTGTGATTCACGGCTTCCTTGCTCCTGTGGTAAAACAATTACCGATCGAAGGAGTCAAGAAACAGCTGGTTGAGGTAATTGAAAGGAAAGTAAACTAA
- the sufC gene encoding Fe-S cluster assembly ATPase SufC, with the protein MAGSTLTIKDLHVEIEGKEILKGVNLEIKGGEIHAVMGPNGTGKSTLSSAIMGHPKYEVTKGSITFDGEDVLEMAVDERARVGLFLAMQYPSEISGVTNADFLRSAINSRREEGEEISLMKFIRKMDSEMEYLEMDPDMAQRYLNEGFSGGEKKRNEILQLMMIQPKIAILDEIDSGLDIDALKVVSKGINKMRGEDFGCLIITHYQRLLNYITPDHVHVMMQGRIVKSGGEELAQRLEAEGYDWIKEELGIKDETVGQEA; encoded by the coding sequence ATGGCAGGTTCTACTTTAACAATCAAAGATCTTCATGTTGAGATTGAAGGGAAGGAAATCCTGAAAGGGGTTAACCTTGAAATTAAAGGTGGAGAAATCCACGCAGTAATGGGACCAAATGGTACAGGTAAATCAACTTTATCTTCTGCTATCATGGGTCACCCGAAGTATGAAGTGACAAAAGGAAGCATCACGTTCGACGGGGAAGATGTACTTGAAATGGCAGTGGATGAGCGCGCCCGCGTAGGTCTTTTCCTTGCAATGCAGTACCCAAGTGAAATCAGTGGAGTAACGAACGCAGACTTCTTACGTTCAGCGATCAACAGCCGTCGCGAAGAAGGAGAAGAAATTTCTCTTATGAAATTTATCCGCAAGATGGATTCTGAAATGGAATACTTGGAAATGGATCCGGATATGGCTCAGCGTTACCTGAATGAAGGGTTCTCAGGCGGAGAGAAAAAGCGTAATGAAATCCTTCAATTGATGATGATTCAGCCAAAGATTGCCATCCTTGATGAGATCGATTCAGGTCTTGATATCGATGCACTAAAAGTTGTTTCTAAAGGAATCAACAAGATGCGTGGGGAAGATTTCGGTTGCTTGATCATCACTCACTATCAGCGCCTTCTTAACTACATCACTCCTGATCACGTTCACGTTATGATGCAGGGACGCATTGTGAAATCAGGCGGCGAAGAATTAGCACAGCGCCTTGAAGCAGAAGGATATGACTGGATTAAAGAAGAGCTGGGAATCAAAGACGAAACTGTCGGCCAAGAAGCGTAA
- a CDS encoding DUF1805 domain-containing protein → MMNVSPITIGGHIFTAISVALPKTNLLVVTSENGYIMCGALDVALLNEKLKDRGIIAGRAVGVKTIDQLLDAPLESVTYEAANLGIHTGMAGRDALLKMI, encoded by the coding sequence ATGATGAATGTATCTCCGATTACGATTGGGGGACATATCTTTACAGCGATTTCTGTTGCACTTCCGAAAACCAATCTCCTCGTCGTGACGAGTGAAAATGGATATATAATGTGTGGGGCACTGGATGTTGCGCTGCTGAATGAAAAATTAAAGGACAGGGGGATCATCGCGGGAAGGGCGGTTGGTGTGAAAACCATCGATCAGCTTCTCGATGCGCCACTGGAGTCCGTCACCTACGAAGCAGCGAATCTCGGCATCCACACGGGAATGGCCGGAAGGGACGCCCTGTTAAAAATGATATAG
- a CDS encoding MetQ/NlpA family ABC transporter substrate-binding protein, with protein sequence MKKWLAGIVAATSIFGLAACGSDSGSGSSDEKELVVGASNVPHAEILEKVKPILEDKGIDLQIETYQDYILPNKDLDNGDLDANYFQTVPYMDLQMKENEYDFVNAGGIHIEPIGVYSKKYKSLEDLPEGATILMSNSVSDHGRILTLLEKKGLITLKDGVENTQAQLEDIKENPKKLKFDYEYEAALLPQMYENEEGDAVVINSNYAIDAGLKPLEDSIAIEDSNSPYVNVIAVNKGHENKEEVKELVKALRSKEIQDFINEEWDGAVVPVTE encoded by the coding sequence ATGAAAAAATGGTTAGCAGGAATTGTAGCAGCAACAAGTATCTTTGGATTGGCAGCATGCGGGAGTGATTCCGGATCCGGAAGCAGTGACGAGAAGGAATTAGTGGTAGGAGCGTCAAACGTTCCCCATGCGGAAATCCTTGAAAAAGTGAAACCGATTTTGGAAGATAAGGGAATCGACCTGCAAATCGAAACATATCAAGATTATATCCTTCCGAATAAAGACTTGGATAATGGTGATTTGGATGCGAACTATTTCCAAACCGTACCTTACATGGACTTGCAGATGAAAGAGAACGAATATGATTTCGTCAATGCAGGCGGTATTCATATCGAGCCGATCGGTGTGTATTCCAAAAAGTATAAATCTCTTGAGGACCTTCCTGAAGGTGCCACGATCTTGATGAGTAATTCTGTATCCGATCATGGCCGTATCCTTACTTTATTAGAGAAAAAGGGTCTGATTACGTTAAAAGACGGCGTGGAAAATACACAGGCACAGCTTGAGGACATTAAAGAAAATCCAAAAAAACTGAAATTCGATTATGAGTACGAAGCGGCTCTTCTTCCGCAAATGTATGAAAATGAAGAAGGGGACGCAGTTGTGATCAACTCCAACTATGCGATAGATGCAGGCTTGAAACCCCTTGAGGACTCCATCGCCATCGAAGACAGCAACTCCCCGTATGTGAACGTAATTGCTGTGAATAAAGGTCACGAAAACAAAGAAGAAGTGAAAGAACTGGTCAAAGCCCTGCGCTCAAAAGAAATCCAGGACTTCATCAATGAAGAATGGGATGGAGCCGTAGTACCCGTAACGGAATAA
- a CDS encoding DUF72 domain-containing protein — MIYIGVTGWGDHDTLYENVSPRDKLKEYGAHFPIVEVDTTFYAVQPIRNGEKWVKETPEDFKFIVKAYQGMTGHQRGEIPFETREGMFRAFKESLTPYTNAGKLAMVLLQFPPWYDCKKENVDYIRYCREQLKELPVSLEFRHQSWFRPEYRDKTLTFMGKEGWIHSICDEPQAGEGSVPRVLEATHEEATLIRFHGRNLYGWNKPNGEDWREVRYLYRYNRAEMEEWIPHLHHLHERSKDLYILFNNNSGGDAADNAKELIELLGLEYEGLAPKQLDLF, encoded by the coding sequence ATGATATACATAGGTGTAACAGGCTGGGGAGATCATGATACTCTCTATGAGAATGTGTCCCCCAGGGACAAACTAAAAGAATACGGAGCTCATTTCCCCATAGTCGAGGTGGACACGACGTTTTATGCTGTCCAGCCTATTCGAAATGGGGAGAAGTGGGTAAAGGAAACACCAGAGGACTTTAAATTCATTGTAAAAGCATACCAGGGGATGACGGGTCATCAGCGTGGCGAGATCCCGTTTGAAACAAGGGAAGGGATGTTCAGAGCATTTAAAGAGTCCCTTACTCCATACACGAATGCAGGGAAACTCGCGATGGTCCTTCTTCAATTCCCCCCATGGTACGATTGTAAAAAAGAGAATGTCGATTATATTCGGTATTGCAGGGAGCAATTGAAAGAACTTCCTGTATCACTTGAATTCCGGCATCAGAGCTGGTTCAGGCCCGAATATCGGGACAAGACCCTGACGTTCATGGGAAAAGAAGGATGGATCCACAGTATTTGCGATGAACCCCAGGCAGGTGAAGGATCTGTGCCGCGGGTGCTGGAAGCGACGCATGAAGAGGCCACTCTCATCCGTTTTCACGGCAGGAATCTCTATGGTTGGAATAAACCGAATGGGGAAGATTGGCGGGAGGTCCGCTATTTGTATCGCTATAATCGTGCTGAGATGGAGGAATGGATTCCCCACCTCCATCACTTGCACGAAAGGTCTAAGGATCTTTATATTCTTTTTAACAATAATTCTGGTGGGGACGCGGCTGATAATGCGAAAGAATTGATTGAATTATTGGGGCTTGAGTATGAAGGTCTTGCCCCGAAGCAGCTGGATTTATTTTAG